The DNA window GAAAATACTGATCAACGGAAAAATAATAACTATTAAACCCAACAAAATACCCAGTACTCCTAACAGTAAATTTCTTCCTTCTTCCATTTTTTTCTTTCCTCCCAAACAATTATTGAATATTTTTGAACTGTTAACAAGTTCTACAATATATTAATACTCTTGACAGTCATTATGTAAGTTTTTTTCCAATTAGATGCATTAAAACTAGATGAAATGAAACTATTTTCCAAGGAGAATTTAGATGGCACTGAATTTTCTTAGATTGTAGGGGGAAATATTATTCAACATTGATGATCATATATTTTTATGTAGTAAAAAAAATTTATGGGAGATGATGAGTTTGGAAGAAGAACATCCAATGGGAGAATTAATCATACCGGTAGAAGGACTTTTAAAGGAAGAACTGCAGGAAGAGATTGAGGAAAGAATAGCATTTACAGTCGAAAATCTGTATCATCTAGACAATGAACTGGATGTTTTTGTTCAGCTAGTTCGGGAAAATGTTGAATCTAACAAAAACTCACCAGACGATCTCATGACACTGTACAACTATCTGGATGAAATGTGGAGTGTGCTTATCACCAACGATCTTAGGGATGTGCTTCTAGATACCTTATCCATAGTACAGGCTCGTAAACATGAACTCGAAGATATTTTAGAAGAAATCGAAGAAACCCTTGAAAAACAGGAAGAAGAGAGTTCAAACTAAATAAATACATTAACCATTGATGTACAATTAATCAGAATAGTAGAATGATAGAGTTCTGAATACCAAATTTTTTTTTTAAACAGAAAATTTTTTAGATCTACAATATAGATTAGAAGATTTAATAAAACAAAATTTTTAGGGGTGGGATTAGTTATGGAATTTAACGATTTACTCATGTCAAGATATGCAACCAAGAAGTTTGATGGAAAAAAGATAGATGAAGAAACTCTGGACAAGATCCTTGAAATGATCAGATTTTCACCTTCAGCATTGAATGTTCAGCCATGGAAGATCAAGGTGGTTTCAGATCAGGAAACCTTGGATAAACTGTCGTCTGCATCCATGGATCAGCCACAGATAAGTAGCTGTTCACATCTTCTGGTGTTCTGTGCCAACCCTGATATGATGGGCAATGCAAAGAAGGTAGTTGCATCCATGGAAGAGATGGGAGTTCCTAAGGAAAATATCGAACAGTTTGAAACTGTTATTAACACCTTCATTGGAATGTTCAATGAAGAAGCTGCAGCGGTATCTGAAGCCCAACACAATGTCTTTATAGCAGTAACCACAGCACTATATGCAGCAAAATCTGTAGGAGTGGACTCATGTCCAATGCAGGGATTTGACCCTGTTTCATACACAA is part of the Methanobacterium lacus genome and encodes:
- a CDS encoding nitroreductase family protein, producing MEFNDLLMSRYATKKFDGKKIDEETLDKILEMIRFSPSALNVQPWKIKVVSDQETLDKLSSASMDQPQISSCSHLLVFCANPDMMGNAKKVVASMEEMGVPKENIEQFETVINTFIGMFNEEAAAVSEAQHNVFIAVTTALYAAKSVGVDSCPMQGFDPVSYTKILDIPAELVPTMIVPLGYPADEQMPKMRFSKEDIYF